agaacccaatggacaGAAGACAAAGATGGAAGTTTCAGTTCTAAATATGGGAGGTAAGTTCAGAGAACTATTCCACGgggaaacccacgcagtcagtttaatacatttttgaggtgttgatttatttttcacGGAGGGGGGAGAGATTGTCAAATTATGCAGAAGTTGTTCCTAGGTCGAAGCTTTATAAGGTCTTTAAACTCTTTTATGGAAGTCAAGGTCAAATtaagttttgtaaaaatgacCCTATAAAACCACGGGCACATCCGCCACAAGTttcggcttttaggatgatgcctccacgtgatgtgaatgtggaaataaatgttttattgattgattgattgattgatggtcAATTGGATCCTGGCATAAAGCCATTCATGAATAATTACACCAAGTTAAAAATGAACCTCAACAAATTTATGCAGCATCCGAAGGAAaggaatgaatattcatattacATTCAAGTACTTGCATTTTGATGTGACAGGCACTCATTTTCCAACAGATAAAAATTCCTCATGAAAGTGGGAGACAAACTGCAAGTTTACTGACTACTAACCTTGTGTCTATCGTGAATCCTCTCGCCTTAGCGCTGTCCACTAAATCCTGAAACTGATCTTGCCTCGGAAGGGGATGGTGCCTCAACTACCAAAGGATAAACACAATAAATGCTCAAATAcacctcataagtgaacttatcaCTGTATCTCTACAAGCtggcaagcctgaggaaacctgtaaacatggGTGCTTGCTAAGTGCACTAAAAACACAGGGGTTAACCCTACTCCTCCATGAtaaagtgttctgggttctgtGAATTACAAGTCTAGTACATGGGACCTACGGTTTAATGTCCCACCTGAAAGATAAGACAATTATGGTGatgtatcttgctcaaggacacaagtgctgTTACCAGGACGTGGACGTACACTCTCTACAAACTGCttagaaacactagagcttgagttctGTATTCTTAACTGCTCAGCCACGTCATGCCTATATCTATGTCTTCTTAGACTACTCGATAGATACATGGGTTACCTTGAGGACTTACCAGGGCAAAGCTCGGGAACATTTCTGAGATCTTCTTCGCTACCCAATGGTTGGCAAAGATCATGCACTCTGCTATTGTTTCATGTATTTCCATTGtctgaaagtaaaaaaaaaaatcatcaataaGGGAAAAAAGATCAATAAAGTTATACAACTTTTTAAATTACATCTAATGTCTAGAAATTCAAGTTCGCCAAGAAGCTTTATGAAGAAAAGGAGTTCTGTATCCAAACTGTTTTAACTGTTGCGCCCCCCCCCCTGCTAAaataaaggattcaaactgcctctagctacctggcAAGCTCAATGGTTAAGTGGTAAGACATCAATGGCAAAGGTTGTTGGCTccatcccacccaagtaacgggcggtcaggttggtgtagtggtgtcttgcctcaccatccacctctgggaccctggttcgaatccccatcaggggcactatgtggattgggttttcagcccCTACATGACTGCATGGGTTATTCTCTGGGATTTtcctaaaactgaaacttcttcattgtcttctctcttctcATTTGGCTCTAATAAGTGTGTTGAGAATATATCCAGAGTTAAATCCATAGTAAGCCTGTGGATTTCCAACTttgggaaagtaccaagtatacattgctttacacacatcgctgtatgggtaaaacacaaataatatttaatagatgttaaatttgcatcgggaataaacaataataattttggttttacactgacaccgatgtgtgttaacactgtacactcagtactttcccgagctctgtgaaaaaaatcacaggcatattactcgggtaagTTTTGAACCCTGCTCTAGAATTTAGTTTCTACCTGTTTGGGGACAAGATCCTCAATTTCTTGCTCTTCGCTCAGTTCCACTTTGACCTCTATTCCTTCTAGTTGAACAGCACCCCCAACGACCCTGCGAGCTTTCAGGTTTCTAGCAATATCCATCAGCTTATCAACGCACCAACGCAGCTCTGATAATCTGAGGGCGAAAAATGCCATCAagtgaagctgaaacttctacaggtaaactgtttatttgtttccaggcaaacagtacatacaaagaataggcaataaaaaataagactatacagagaacaagcctgcggataagcaaaaagggaaaataatcactatctaaaggcgatccagacaataaaaataacaaaggcacaaaagggcacaaggacaaaaacgacataaaaattgcacatcaaataccaaatcaaaaataaatatataacaaaactgtagaaaatacattaaattttgtatacaaaaaatatagatCAACCAGAAGACCACGCATCCTCGCTCCTTTCAAAAAAGGTAGGAAGCCAATCAAATTCCCTACAAATCTCCTTAAACCCCAGTACTTTTTTCCTACAAAGCCAAGAAAAATACAGTAATTAGAATATTGCAAAAACTAGTGAAACCAGGAACCTCAAAggaaccacaaaaaaaaaagtacaggtacatgtaggcgATTGAAGCTAAACTAGAAATTGAAGCTTAACTGTATTACATTCACAGTGAGTCAGGGTTCATGTCATgcccaaaaacttgatctacaaaaagtatccaaaccTTTTAAACAAGATACATTTTTGCAGTGACAtgattaaaaaatgaaataaaataaaacgggCAAATATTTGTCCCTaaatggtaaaaccaaataatgaaCGAACCGTTTCTGAACATCTTCTTCACTCATTCCAGCCAACTCTGGTATGTCACATCTCACATCTTTCCCATCATGCAAGTCTTGAGCAGCCtggggaatttttttaaaataaaataggtTACATTTTGACATTTCTCAttatcattttttgttgtgAAATGATAAAGTGGAGTTACAAAacgtgtgtaaatctcttatggGAGGAGTGttcgctctgaaaagagccaatTTGTTCCTGGTGTTTCaaatactctgcttgtcttcaggagactATTTGAAAATAGaagtgttcacagatttacaaacaacttaaaaCTCCCAATAAAAGTTATGGTGGAAAACGTTCCTTGAAATGTTTTTACCTGAAAATAGTAGTTTTAATTAACTTTGATCTCATAAGTCTGAATTCCGGTGTTTCTTCACCATTTTCTTCCGATTCAGATACAAATTCggattgagcttaaactttcaaaggtttgttattattattattttttagtcagGTCCCAAAAAAAGAggataccggtctttgacaattaccaatttggccttgtactttaaaggcagtggacactattggtaattactcaaaataattataagcaaaaaactttcttggtgacgagtaatggggagaggctgatggtataaaacattgtgagaagcggctccctctgaagtgccatagttttccagaaagaagtaattttccacgaatttgatttcgagacctcaagtttagaacttgaggtctcgaaatcaaccatctaaacgcacacaacttcgtgtgacaagggtgttttttctttcattcttatcttgcaagttcgatgaccgattgagctcaaattttcacaggtttgttattttatgcatatgttgagatacaccaactgtgaaggctagtgtttgacaattaccaatagtgtacactgcctttaaagagcagGTTTCTCATAGCTTAGGTCCTAAAGACCGGTTTATACTTCCCGCGAACgcgaatgcgatatgaattttgacgtcacaaattcccAAGGAATATTTCGCATCAGTTGAGTTGTGctgaactcctgcgaaacatttgctgcgaaGACAGCCATGtaacgtcaaaattcgtatcccattcgcatgaagtatgaaccctGGCTTTTGTCGTTTTCTGGAGATAACTTTGTATCCAAAGAAGAACTCCTTCTGGTCAACATAATGTACTGGAAACCACCATTCAATTCatattatttcaattttgtttatgaaaataaaaatatgtcAAAGATAATACGGACCTCATAAAACATCTTGTGTGCGGATCTGATGATGGTTCGTCCGTACCATACTTCGCGGACTTCGTAGGTCAGTGGGTCAAGTTGCCACATCACGCTGACCGCATAGCGATCCACTCCACCAATCAGAGAGCAGAGCTCAGCGCTCAGTACCTCAGGGAGCATATCATAACGTCGGTCAGCTAGATACACTGTGGTCGATCTGATTGAATAgtaatatgaaacatttatatgGCCCATATGATGAGCCTCTATGCGCCACACAAagcataaaacaattttttttaaaagatgctAAAAGCAGTTGttacaaaagaaaaatgtaaacaaatgaGTCTTTAAAAGTCCCCTTAAAAATCTGAAGAGAGTCAGCTAGGGGAATATGAAGATGTATATCGTTCCATAACGAAGGTGCAATGAAGTGGAAGGCTCCTTGAACATAGAATTTAGTGGAAAAGTTAGTTTGAGTCAGGAGCCAACAAAGCGAAGAGACCGAACAGGAATGTTTGTATGCAGAAGGTCAGATATGTAGAGGTGCGTAGTGGTGTTCACTAACCGGGAGTTTATTCAGATTTAATGTCGGGAACAATTGACTAGAACAGGATTTGGACAGTGCCCTCTGGATTAGTGTTCCGGCACTCAATCAACTAAGCCATCTAGCCCTAGTGGGCCATTActtctaaaataacaaacctgtgcacaTTTGGTATcaaattgtcatcaaagttgcaagagaataatgaaagaaaaaacacccttgttgaattaCTGtatatgctttcagatgccctaAAGGTGCTTCAGgtgaagttttttattttttgagtgagaaattacttctttctcaaaaactacaatacttcagagggagccgtttctcacaatgttttatactacatgtatcaaaagctctccattactcgttaccaagtaagtttttatgctaacagttattttgagtaattaccagtagtgtccagtgcctggaCAAATGACTATATTTTAACTGTACCTCTGCCTGGCTTCTAGATCTGTCAGTGAgttgggttgaacaaaatgaGACACATCGGCGATATGAACACCAAGCTCCAGAATCTTTCCGTCTCTCATTTCGCTGTAACgtaacaaatcaaaacaaattgagGTTCAATACAAAATACATGCAATCCAAGGGCTaggtttaaaacaattttgacccaagttttgtgttttttgtccaaaatcaaaaaaattccTCCATGTTGGCATGGtcatttttttcagatttggggtaaaaaaaataaccagTGATTTTAGGGTCTAAAATGAtacagaatggactactgaatacattttatttgtgctgactgggtaaataagccaaagtttgagatttatcgAGAATGTTTTAAGTTTGAGTAATGGTAAATTTGTATGATGTGGGGTAGACAACATTTTaaagtgattttatggtttcaaatgatacagaacagactactgaagacaattTATCTGtgctgactgggtaaataagcCAGAGATTTGTGActaagtttgagatttattaataattattgttttgcttGTCGTCAGTCTGTCCATCTGTTAGACTAGCTCACCGTATTGACAATGTATCATCCACATCTTCACATCCCTTAGGATCGATACTGAAGATAAGATGTTCCCGGCGGAGATCTCTACGTCTTGTCATCTCCTCCTCCGTCATCCTCCATGGATTCTCATCACTGTTGGTCGGCAACTCTTTagtctgaaaacaaaatatgtaacaCCCATTTCCGACAGGCGCGCCAGAGTCGCGCccaaccaaatagattaggagcgactctaaagcaacccaaataaattttggtttcagacagacGATCTGAAAATAACATTTATATTGGCTTGGCTCATGACACAGGCAtacaactgtaacttcacccccccccccaaaaaaaaataaataaatgaattcaATGGTTTTGTATATTTCCTTGCTTCAACTGAAATTTCACAAATACTTTTTTTCCATTACAGGTCTTTGGAAACACATCttgatataaacaaatatttagcaCCTTAAAGACTACTAACCTGTCCCTCAGAGAATGCTCCGACTGATATATTGTTCTCAACTAAAATGGCCGCTATTTCTGTTTCAAGGCTTCCGATTGGTCCGAGTGAGCGTACAAAGTGACCATTGGGGTACTGGGAATCAGCTTCCCAGGTGTCTAGGCGTACAATAATCCTGAAAGAAACCACATAACAAGGTCAAATCATGGAggaggaagagaaggagcttgaacgaagggacttcaaaagtcgaacctgtggtaccgcggtcgtttaacgacacctcttaatcacccacataccttatacaatgggcgacctggcgtatgtgagtttaaGCGTGCgcacttcctccatggtcaaactaaggatcaatttcatagagctgcttgaaaggaaggtacacatttggtgaTCACTCTTGAAATTCATGGCGATAAAAACTCTTGGTTTGAGCAGCTTTCAGTAGTTAAGCATTTCTCTTTGAAGATATGTGCttatgtaaaaaagaaaataaaacaattgtccCCAAACTAGAGAATattaacgcttctcagattgagtaTTTCTATTCCTATAAGGGGTTTATTCTTCCTGCCTGGACATATTTGTTACCTATGATCTCTGAGGGAGTCTGCCTGTTGTGTACTGATACGTATCTTAGGAAGGCGTTGATCCCAAGGGATAACAAGAACTCTCCCAGAACGAGATCCTTGCAcctgaaaataaaacataacaactgaataataataaaacatcaaTCAAGCAGAGGTCACACAGCATCTCCAAACTACCCAGAGGGaaggtacaagtttggtaattactcaaaacaaatattaacttaaaaactgacttggtaacgagcattggagagctgttgatagtataaaacattgtgggaaacgactccctctgaagtaatgcagcttttgagaaagaggtaatctctcactaaaataataaaagacttcgagctagaagtcttttattcctatctgaaagcacacaaattcgtccaacatgggtgttttttctttcatcattttctcgcaacttcgatgaccgattgaacccaaattttcaacggcttgttattttatgcacatgatgggatacaccaagtgagaagactggtctttgacaattaccaaacgtgtaccttctctttaacaCTCAACAGGATTTAAAGGAGATTTATCAGACTGGAAGTCAACACTTAAATCAAATCACAAGACTGCGAAACTTGTCCAGTCATGAGCTTAATGGCCCGATGCTAAGACTACTGGCCTTGGGCCTGGGGTCCAGTGTAAATTTCGAGCGAGCCCTGCTGAAACAGATTAACAGGGCAACATTTACCAACCTGCTTCTCCTCAGGAAAGCATGCCACATAATCCCTCCAGTGTCTCTGCATGACACCAACTACACGGCCAGTGGGTTTGCTGTTACTCCTAGCAATGTCTGAGTTGTCATCCCCGGGGCCACCTGCAAAAATGAAAGGGGGGATCCCACAAGATCACATTAATAACAAGACAAAttatcaaaccaggaacaccggggtgaaccccttctcttaacaataagtgcactgggttattaaGGTGCAtttacaacacacaggacctacagctttctgtcccatctgaaggacgaagcaataatggtcaagtgttttgcattaggacacaagtgttacgtttgggactcgaacccacactctgctgatcagaaacaccacagctaGAATTTGGCGCTCATATCCGCTCGACCACGCCACGCCATGACTGTCAGCTACAGAGATGGGGTACTGTAACATCAGTGATTTTATATTTGGTGTAAATATTTTCAATCTGCTTACCTGTCGTTGACAATGAACTGATTTTGCCCGTCCACTCGGACTTGGGGAGCAATTCAATGGCGACCTGATCTCCATGCACGGCTCGATTCCTTATCAAGGGAAAAAGGGGTTCAAATTCAGTTTCAGAAGACGGTCAGACCACAATGATTGAAATGTCGAGCAGAAACCGGCTCTTCTAAGAGCCACCTttactcacaaaagagattctgacatggtgtcaccgcaaaccctACTCCAATTTCATCTTGCACAAAACGaagctgagcacaacaaaagtatgcttaccagaataaggttaccagccagaatactaTGCCACATGCACAGTTCTTTACTGGTATCCTgataatttctgcttaacacaATAGTCTgcctgtttaagcagctctataaaattggacccTTACTACACTTTATTACTCCATTTATTTACACTGACCTGTTCTTCATTCCTGGTATGAGAATGTCTGAATCTAAGCGGATTCCACTGCCACTGTAATCAAGAAAAGgagagaaaatataaaaaaccaccaaaaattaagcaaaataaATGAATGTTTACAATAACATAGTATGGTAGTCTATAGTAATATGCATGTAAAGGAACACAGTTTTAGATTCATTGAGAAATTTGTAAGTTTGATTTTTTGGtcctaaaatataaaaaatgtatgATGCTGGAAtcacaaaatttttagatttccggtcaaattattttttggtgattttatggtttaaaattatacaaaacAGACCACTTAACACATTTTATATGGGCAGAATAGGTTGagatttatttgaaattttgtaagtttgaaatTTTGGTcccaaaaaaaaatctgtgatgcccgcatcacaaaattttcagatttcgggtcaaaatATTTTCGGTGCTTTTatagtttcaaatgatacagagcGGTTAACAAgacatattatttgttttgaatggGCCAAAGTTTGATATTCattgagaattttgttagtttgagtttttggtctaaacaaaatctgtgatgccggcatcaaaaataaaaaataaattgtccaAAAAagtttggtgattttatggtttcaaatgatacagaaaggactaccaGTCGTTGctttactggcccaacactaAAACTGCTGACCCCAGGTCTATGGTCTGGGCcacatttcatagcgctgctaagcacacaaacttgcttagcatgaaatttcttccttgatacaaacaggattattaccaaccatatttccatttgttgcatattgcttgttacttgtattcagctgttgtttgtttatcctcaaaaccacgtggaaatttggttggtaattctgtttttatcgaggtcaaaatttcatgctaagcaaatgtttgtgcttagcagcgctatgaaattggccccctgGTCTTACTGGCCCGCCACTAAAACTATTGGCCTCGAGCCTGCGGTCCAGTGTACAACTCAAGCCCTGGGATCCTTACCTTCCTCTAGTCACATACGCCTCATCTTGGGCGTGGTATTTATTGACTCTTAAAGACCCCTCTATAAACAGTCCTGACTTGATACCAGCTGCTAAGACATCATTTGGCAAATAGTCCTGGTAGTCTTTGTTGCTGCCTGCAAAGAAATCAATCCATGACAGAATGAGAAAGTAAAATACCTTCACTAAATCCCACCGGGGTAGAAGAacaactagagcaagctagtcgaaatgttgagaccaattaagaaatCACTCcacggcagtgaagttaataacgagaagtcccctcaatTCACTAAGTGATTTCCTatataccttctgcccaggtagcaGTTAAaaagcagccgtcgatttcaccaaactcttcctaacttaggattcatcttaggatttaggacgggttcagttccgtatccaaatacgtaggacgcattgaacccatcctaagataggacgggttactcgtcctaactcgaaatagGGTTAATCGTAGCATTTCGTAAAATCAGCTGCAggacagttttttattttttaactggCAAGTCTcaaaaattctgaaaatctaatTTGCAGCAGTACataagtctcccgaattcctgAAAATCTACCGGTActcagcggtagtagaatatatagcaagacaagttttcaaaagaacataatctacccagcaagtagataaacacatggtgttaacgcaaaccaaatgtacattgatacctcacaggCCTGGAACTACACACAGGCCCTggaggccttggtgccccctcaaacctttcccattgacttttatattttccaatggaaatggACTTTGCATATTGGAAATAGCCTTGCCCTATCAACATGTttgcaatgccttaaatcctCCTACCTTTTTTTCTGTCCGTGGTGTCAGTCAGTGAAGCAGTAAGAGACTCAAACATGTCATGAGCTTGAGTCAGTTGAGGCCAGAACACCTCCAGATATTGCTTTACGTTCATCACATGGACACCAACAGTTTCACTTCCATATTTGGCACCAGACTGAAACCACAAAACGACACATTTCAAACAATATGAACTAATATATTTAGTCGCTGTGTTAAGTACAGGAATTAAAACTAGCCTCCTTCAACGTGCATGCTCGATAGTTTCGTGGTCAAGACATCTGGGCCTTATTTCATGGAGCTGTTcaagcacaaaaattagctaagcataacaaaactatgcttaccagaatattgTTACCAAACAAAATATGATCATCTCACATGCACTttctgtggctggtatcctgcttatagTTGCTAAGCAGATTCctttttagcaatattttctgcttaggcagctctatgaaattgggtctaaAATGCAGGGTCATGTGTTTGAATCTCACTCTTGTCAGGTATTTTTATCAGTCGGACTCGGGACAATCCAGTGCAAATCACTTCGTTTTAATAgtgtacaaaaaatatatacttaTATGTATCTTGCCAAAGTCATTTGCAAAATAATTGCTGTACTCAGAAAGTTCATGCTTTGCAAGAAAGCAAAACTTTGCAACTCAAAAGAAATACTTTGTTTGATCTAGACGCTTACTTCACCATAAACATAAATTCTGCATGAATTGACAGATTTTGTAAACTAATTACAACTTACCTCAATGTCTTCCGTTAGAAACACAATGGGCTTTTGACCAGCTAGATGATTGTAATACCAAACACTGCTGTTGTAGACAACTCTGGAAATGACAACAAATGTACGTTAATTTCCTTTGTGGTTGAGTTTTAGATGTAgcaaacaaaaagttgcatctcATTACGGTAATCCCACTGCTGCCCCTTCCCagtatcttaaagccattatacactttcggtacagaaaaaaagaaaaaattcacagatttacaaataatttacagggtttacagaaggtaatggtgaaagacttctcttgaaatattgttccatgaaatgctttactttttgagaaaacattaaaacaatatcaattctcgatagcgagaattacagatttattttaaacacatgtcatgacacggcgaaacgcgcggaatcaagagtgggttttcccgttattttctcctgactccgatgaccgattgagcttaaattttcacaggcttgttattttatatataagttgtgatacacgaagtgtgggactttgacaatactgtttaccgaaggtgtataatggctttaaacctgGGTGTGGTCCCTTGCTGCACCGGTAGATACAGGTTGAATGCCTTCTGACTGGAACCACCAGGTAAACTTGGGTCTCTGACAAAGTTTCATTGGACACAGTGGCCCCTTTtcttttgacctttgacctgttcCGACCTACCTGATAAGCCAGTCTTTCTCACTCTCTCCTGGTTCTCTTGCGCTATACGCAAAACGGCAAAACTCGTTGGCAAAGACGATGCAGTGATTCCTGGAATCCTtgactttattttgtaaacGCTTGTACACACGTTGTCCTTTGCCGTGTAACACCTGATGAACAAACAAGGGAAAgttctcaaatattaaaaacttgtttaccTTTTATTTGAACAATGAAAATGGTCAGCCAACTCCAAACTGTGATGCAATCAGGCAAAATGAGTTGTTTGTCAACCCAGCTCATTTTGTATTTAGctgtgaaagtagaaacaccaagagataCGAGAGAATGAAATTAAGAAAAAGGGGTTTAAAATCGCTATTCAAAATACATTGGCACATTTGCCCTCAATGCTAATGTAACCCTTTTCTTATCAGGAAAGTAGTTGCTAATATAATCTAGGATATATTTTGGCATTgaactttacaaaataaaatatttaaaaaaattcaccccTCTTAGCatgttttggcttgtttcttCAAGCTAATATTTCCGACAAAAACTCAATTAGTAGGAACTCGTCACATTTTACCAAATTAGGTGGTTAGAAAGAAAGCATGGAATtgagaaattattaaaaatggtACAAAAATTATTATCCTACTTACATGATGCAGCACTGTTTGCATGAAGATGATGCTTGTGAACTCAGGAAGTTCCATTATTTCTAGAAATGCTCCAGCAACATGACAGTCAGGGACAAGATAGTGGGTTACATCGGCCGCCACGAGGGAATTACCAGCTGTAGGACAAATCACCATAAACATATCCGAATTTAAatattaggatttgaaactttgcatgatggaagTGTTTACTAAGAGAAGTTTGCGCaccaccatgtgaatatctcttttgagtagtgttgcaggcctgatacttcatggaggcaacgaaggcgattgcctccgtgtcccctggtcattgccttggtgctcttgaaatgctccagtacaaatttgcaatttcatcatgggctgccctttaccaagaagaaaatgccttggtgcccttgccctttcaaaaacgaagcatacagccctggtgttggttctgaaaagaaccagtggttaatTACTCTGAATTTAACTCAACTGAGTTTATTAGAATTACACATAGGCCACAGAGGCTGTTTTATACACTCCaaatgttctgacacccctatgttccaaacCCCAAATGCATTTTCCTAACCCTAGCATGTAGATCACAAAGGGGGTATCAGAACATAGGGTTGTCAGAACATAGAGTAGTCAGCCATGCAACTAAAGATATGGTGTTTTCCTAGCTGTCTGTGTGTCACTTCAAATGCATACTATACACAGTAACACAGAATCGGCCTCACAAAGGGTCAATATAAGGACTATTGTTGTAATGGCATAGATCTGGGCCAAACTGCATAAATCTGTTAAGCATAGAAAAATACTAAGCAGGCTAAACAGGTTACCTGCCAAAAAACCATGAAGTAAGTGTATACTGGTTCCCTGCTAacttttgctcagcagaaacatTTGCCAAGCACCATATTTTcgctcaacagctttatgaagttgggtcTAGGCGAATTGAGTCAATTGCTTACTTTTTCTGCAATCCGCTAAGCACAGTTCGCTGTTACATGGTACATCCTCCCGGAGATAAAGCTCCCTCACAAGTCTCACGACACGCCCCTGCCGCGTCTTCGTCTGTAACACTTTGTCAGTTTTTAACATCTTGCTTGTGATGTGTGCTCAACTTATTGAAGTCACAACACAAATCGTGTGATGACAGCGAAGCCCTTCCTTCATCTAGAAAGCTTTGAAGGTGAGCCACAAATATTACCAGCAACTGGTCTCATTTAGTTCAGCAGGATGTCATCTTG
This genomic stretch from Asterias amurensis chromosome 9, ASM3211899v1 harbors:
- the LOC139941451 gene encoding DIS3-like exonuclease 1 yields the protein MLKTDKVLQTKTRQGRVVRLVRELYLREDVPCNSELCLADCRKTGNSLVAADVTHYLVPDCHVAGAFLEIMELPEFTSIIFMQTVLHHVLHGKGQRVYKRLQNKVKDSRNHCIVFANEFCRFAYSAREPGESEKDWLIRVVYNSSVWYYNHLAGQKPIVFLTEDIESGAKYGSETVGVHVMNVKQYLEVFWPQLTQAHDMFESLTASLTDTTDRKKGSNKDYQDYLPNDVLAAGIKSGLFIEGSLRVNKYHAQDEAYVTRGSGSGIRLDSDILIPGMKNRNRAVHGDQVAIELLPKSEWTGKISSLSTTGGPGDDNSDIARSNSKPTGRVVGVMQRHWRDYVACFPEEKQVQGSRSGRVLVIPWDQRLPKIRISTQQADSLRDHRIIVRLDTWEADSQYPNGHFVRSLGPIGSLETEIAAILVENNISVGAFSEGQTKELPTNSDENPWRMTEEEMTRRRDLRREHLIFSIDPKGCEDVDDTLSIREMRDGKILELGVHIADVSHFVQPNSLTDLEARQRSTTVYLADRRYDMLPEVLSAELCSLIGGVDRYAVSVMWQLDPLTYEVREVWYGRTIIRSAHKMFYEAAQDLHDGKDVRCDIPELAGMSEEDVQKRLSELRWCVDKLMDIARNLKARRVVGGAVQLEGIEVKVELSEEQEIEDLVPKQTMEIHETIAECMIFANHWVAKKISEMFPSFALLRHHPLPRQDQFQDLVDSAKARGFTIDTSSNKTLAESLDKCVDPKDPVYNKILRSLATKAMSNALYFSTGSLPRDQFFHYGLALDRYTHFTSPIRRYADIIVHRLLMAAISDDGDDANSTQLLSNNALEELCVHINNKHRASQHAQQDSQGLFQTLFFKDRDPLSDESCTVDAVIQTLRANGFLVFIPRYGIKGAVTLKNKEGHVFDVTEVSKPSWTSGSITRDDYSITVTSATSQSSFHLFDHVTVSISVQSSRAHSQRLCFQLVSKEPHLSSQVVVEGHGLRTDIVQAVTKESEDKPQSACLITDSADVLGTSLHELKAEYGQTDKEKSLYSILQQFAEIGLQEPG